A single genomic interval of Gammaproteobacteria bacterium harbors:
- a CDS encoding C39 family peptidase — protein sequence MSNFQLLSRTRQITEYSCGASALQAVLGYWGRELDETAIMKLIGTSSDVGSYPENIVRGVRALGLEAELRDNLSLDEVRRFGHPMIALAQVWRSQRSSALRPEEDWDNGHYIVVLGVDDEHVYFQDPYLRMGKAFVPRETFERHWHQIMGGEAAANPVLDHLGIFIRGERPAAVATTPAALPRMDFGKLGSLNLMVTHFPGVLLPFDFMDELRELWASSEVRPDAFVLVSKDANGKISAMEGGRLENADDAPEINALLAMIASRRAGAAESTADHIESAIRAAAAGDFGLTVDDIHSIAAKLLPDHTAIIVLFENVWERHFREVVHKYGGELRAQSFVSPGELVQLASEIRAAGN from the coding sequence ATGAGCAATTTCCAGCTGCTGTCCAGAACGCGCCAGATCACCGAGTATTCCTGCGGCGCATCGGCGCTGCAGGCGGTACTGGGCTATTGGGGGCGCGAGCTCGACGAGACCGCGATCATGAAGCTGATCGGCACGTCGTCCGACGTCGGCTCCTATCCCGAGAACATCGTGCGCGGCGTGCGGGCGCTGGGCCTCGAGGCGGAACTGCGCGATAACCTCAGCCTCGACGAGGTCCGGCGTTTTGGTCACCCGATGATCGCGCTGGCCCAGGTCTGGCGCAGTCAGCGCAGCTCCGCGTTGCGCCCGGAGGAAGACTGGGACAACGGCCATTACATCGTCGTGCTCGGCGTGGACGATGAGCATGTGTATTTCCAGGATCCCTACCTGCGCATGGGCAAGGCCTTTGTTCCCCGCGAGACATTCGAACGGCACTGGCACCAGATCATGGGTGGCGAGGCCGCGGCAAACCCGGTGCTCGATCATCTCGGCATCTTCATTCGCGGCGAACGCCCGGCAGCAGTAGCGACGACACCCGCCGCGCTGCCGCGCATGGACTTCGGCAAACTGGGCTCGCTCAACCTGATGGTGACGCACTTTCCGGGCGTGCTGTTGCCGTTCGATTTCATGGACGAACTGCGCGAGCTCTGGGCCAGCAGCGAAGTCAGGCCGGATGCGTTCGTGCTGGTGAGCAAGGATGCCAACGGCAAAATTTCGGCGATGGAGGGCGGCCGGCTCGAGAACGCCGACGACGCACCGGAAATCAACGCGCTGCTGGCCATGATCGCGAGCCGCCGGGCAGGTGCCGCGGAGTCCACGGCCGACCACATCGAATCTGCAATCCGTGCTGCCGCAGCGGGCGATTTCGGTCTGACGGTGGATGACATTCATTCGATAGCAGCGAAGTTGCTTCCGGATCACACCGCGATCATCGTTTTGTTCGAAAACGTCTGGGAGCGCCATTTCAGGGAGGTCGTGCACAAGTACGGCGGCGAGCTGCGTGCCCAGAGTTTCGTGTCGCCCGGCGAGCTGGTGCAACTGGCAAGCGAGATAAGAGCAGCCGGTAACTGA